One Megalops cyprinoides isolate fMegCyp1 chromosome 23, fMegCyp1.pri, whole genome shotgun sequence genomic region harbors:
- the pfkfb3 gene encoding 6-phosphofructo-2-kinase/fructose-2,6-bisphosphatase 3 isoform X2 encodes MPRELTQNRIQKIWIPSKDDKPAVPRRSEGGPHLANPPTVIVMVGLPARGKTYMSRKLTRYLNWIGLPTKVFNVGEYRREAVKHYSSYDFFKPDNQDAVKIRQQCALAALRDVKSYLTEEGGQIAVFDATNTTRSRRDMILNFGSENGFKIFFIESVCEDPSVIATNIMEVKVSCPDYQDCNKADAMEDFQKRIECYRLSYEPLDPDQYDRNLSFIKVIDVGRRFLVNRIQDHIQSKIVYYLMNIHVQPRTIYLCRHGESEYNLQGRLGGDSGLSSRGKKFAAALSTFVEEQNLKDLKVWTSQLRRSIQTAEALGMPYEQWKALNEIDAGVCEDLTYDEVKERFPEEFALRDEDKYYYRYPTGESYQDLVQRVEPVIMELERQENVLVICHQAVMRCLLAYFLDKSADEMPYLKCPLHTVLKLTPVAYGCKVESIFLNVEAVNTHRDRPEQLKRGPGTLIRRNSVTPLTSPEPTKKPRFDGLDDCTIPEFSPAPTPLSHCASLALPTALLGQNLKRSQSDLHELVQLSQ; translated from the exons ATGCCAAGAGAGCTCACCCAGAACAGGATCCAAAAAATCTGGATTCCGTCTAAGGATGACAAACCAGCGGTACCTCGAAGAT CCGAGGGAGGCCCCCACCTGGCCAACCCGCCCACTGTGATTGTGATGGTTGGCCTGCCGGCGCGAGGGAAGACCTACATGTCCAGGAAACTGACCCGCTACCTCAACTGGATCGGGCTTCCCACCAAAG TCTTCAATGTTGGAGAGTATCGGCGAGAGGCCGTCAAGCACTACAGCTCGTATGACTTCTTCAAACCCGACAACCAGGACGCGGTGAAAATAAGACA ACAGTGTGCCTTAGCAGCTCTGAGGGATGTCAAGTCGTATCTGACGGAGGAAGGCGGCCAAATCGCTGTCTTCGATGCCACCAACACCACAAGAAGCAGAAGAGACATGATCCTGAATTTTGGCAGTGAGAACGGATTTAAG ATCTTTTTCATTGAATCAGTGTGCGAGGATCCCAGTGTCATCGCAACAAACATAATG gaagtgaaagtGTCTTGCCCAGACTACCAGGACTGCAACAAGGCAGATGCCATGGAGGACTTTCAGAAGCGTATCGAGTGTTACCGGCTGTCATACGAGCCTCTGGACCCAGACCAGTACGACAG GAACCTGTCCTTCATCAAGGTGATTGACGTGGGTCGGAGGTTCCTGGTGAACCGGATCCAGGACCACATCCAGAGCAAGATCGTCTACTACTTGATGAACATCCATGTGCAGCCACGCACCATCTACCTGTGTCGCCATGGCGAGAGCGAGTACAACCTGCAGGGTCGGCTGGGCGGAGACTCGGGCCTGTCCTCGCGGGGAAAAAAG TTTGCCGCAGCCCTTTCCACATTCGTGGAGGAGCAGAATCTGAAGGACCTGAAGGTGTGGACCAGTCAGCTGCGCCGGAGCATCCAGACCGCTGAGGCCCTGGGCATGCCCTACGAGCAGTGGAAGGCCCTCAACGAAATTGACGCC GGCGTGTGTGAGGACCTGACATATGACGAAGTCAAAGAGAGGTTCCCTGAGGAGTTTGCTCTCAGAGACGAGGACAAGTACTACTACCGCTACCCCACTGGCGAG TCCTACCAGGACCTGGTCCAGCGTGTGGAGCCCGTCATCAtggagctggagaggcaggagaaCGTGCTGGTCATCTGCCACCAGGCCGTCATGCGCTGTCTGCTGGCCTACTTCCTGGACAAGAGTGCAG ATGAGATGCCGTATCTGAAGTGCCCTCTCCACACTGTGCTGAAGCTCACTCCTGTTGCTTATG GGTGCAAAGTAGAGTCCATCTTTTTGAATGTTGAGGCAGTGAACACTCACAGGGACAGACCTGAG CAGTTGAAGAGGGGTCCTGGCACGCTTATCAGGAGGAACAGTGTGACCCCGCTGACCAGCCCGGAGCCCACCAAAAAGCCCCGCTTCGATGGGCTGGATGACTGCACCATCCCAGAGTTcagccctgcccccaccccactctcccaCTGCGCTTCCTTGGCCCTCCCCACGGCCCTGTTGGGACAG AACCTGAAAAGAAGCCAATCGGACCTCCATGAACTTGTGCAGCTCAGCCAGTGA
- the pfkfb3 gene encoding 6-phosphofructo-2-kinase/fructose-2,6-bisphosphatase 3 isoform X1: MPRELTQNRIQKIWIPSKDDKPAVPRRSEGGPHLANPPTVIVMVGLPARGKTYMSRKLTRYLNWIGLPTKVFNVGEYRREAVKHYSSYDFFKPDNQDAVKIRQQCALAALRDVKSYLTEEGGQIAVFDATNTTRSRRDMILNFGSENGFKIFFIESVCEDPSVIATNIMEVKVSCPDYQDCNKADAMEDFQKRIECYRLSYEPLDPDQYDRNLSFIKVIDVGRRFLVNRIQDHIQSKIVYYLMNIHVQPRTIYLCRHGESEYNLQGRLGGDSGLSSRGKKFAAALSTFVEEQNLKDLKVWTSQLRRSIQTAEALGMPYEQWKALNEIDAGVCEDLTYDEVKERFPEEFALRDEDKYYYRYPTGESYQDLVQRVEPVIMELERQENVLVICHQAVMRCLLAYFLDKSADEMPYLKCPLHTVLKLTPVAYGCKVESIFLNVEAVNTHRDRPEQLKRGPGTLIRRNSVTPLTSPEPTKKPRFDGLDDCTIPEFSPAPTPLSHCASLALPTALLGQLRLSEACLT, encoded by the exons ATGCCAAGAGAGCTCACCCAGAACAGGATCCAAAAAATCTGGATTCCGTCTAAGGATGACAAACCAGCGGTACCTCGAAGAT CCGAGGGAGGCCCCCACCTGGCCAACCCGCCCACTGTGATTGTGATGGTTGGCCTGCCGGCGCGAGGGAAGACCTACATGTCCAGGAAACTGACCCGCTACCTCAACTGGATCGGGCTTCCCACCAAAG TCTTCAATGTTGGAGAGTATCGGCGAGAGGCCGTCAAGCACTACAGCTCGTATGACTTCTTCAAACCCGACAACCAGGACGCGGTGAAAATAAGACA ACAGTGTGCCTTAGCAGCTCTGAGGGATGTCAAGTCGTATCTGACGGAGGAAGGCGGCCAAATCGCTGTCTTCGATGCCACCAACACCACAAGAAGCAGAAGAGACATGATCCTGAATTTTGGCAGTGAGAACGGATTTAAG ATCTTTTTCATTGAATCAGTGTGCGAGGATCCCAGTGTCATCGCAACAAACATAATG gaagtgaaagtGTCTTGCCCAGACTACCAGGACTGCAACAAGGCAGATGCCATGGAGGACTTTCAGAAGCGTATCGAGTGTTACCGGCTGTCATACGAGCCTCTGGACCCAGACCAGTACGACAG GAACCTGTCCTTCATCAAGGTGATTGACGTGGGTCGGAGGTTCCTGGTGAACCGGATCCAGGACCACATCCAGAGCAAGATCGTCTACTACTTGATGAACATCCATGTGCAGCCACGCACCATCTACCTGTGTCGCCATGGCGAGAGCGAGTACAACCTGCAGGGTCGGCTGGGCGGAGACTCGGGCCTGTCCTCGCGGGGAAAAAAG TTTGCCGCAGCCCTTTCCACATTCGTGGAGGAGCAGAATCTGAAGGACCTGAAGGTGTGGACCAGTCAGCTGCGCCGGAGCATCCAGACCGCTGAGGCCCTGGGCATGCCCTACGAGCAGTGGAAGGCCCTCAACGAAATTGACGCC GGCGTGTGTGAGGACCTGACATATGACGAAGTCAAAGAGAGGTTCCCTGAGGAGTTTGCTCTCAGAGACGAGGACAAGTACTACTACCGCTACCCCACTGGCGAG TCCTACCAGGACCTGGTCCAGCGTGTGGAGCCCGTCATCAtggagctggagaggcaggagaaCGTGCTGGTCATCTGCCACCAGGCCGTCATGCGCTGTCTGCTGGCCTACTTCCTGGACAAGAGTGCAG ATGAGATGCCGTATCTGAAGTGCCCTCTCCACACTGTGCTGAAGCTCACTCCTGTTGCTTATG GGTGCAAAGTAGAGTCCATCTTTTTGAATGTTGAGGCAGTGAACACTCACAGGGACAGACCTGAG CAGTTGAAGAGGGGTCCTGGCACGCTTATCAGGAGGAACAGTGTGACCCCGCTGACCAGCCCGGAGCCCACCAAAAAGCCCCGCTTCGATGGGCTGGATGACTGCACCATCCCAGAGTTcagccctgcccccaccccactctcccaCTGCGCTTCCTTGGCCCTCCCCACGGCCCTGTTGGGACAG CTCCGGCTTAGTGAAGCTTGTCT AACCTGA